The DNA segment TTTGTAAGGTCGATTTTAATCTGCTCATCATCGCCTGCGCCTTCTCCTGTTAAATTATCTCCCGTATGAATCACTGCTTTATCAGGAGATTCCAGGTTATTGTAAAAAATAAAGTGATTATCGGAAACCAATTTTTTATTTTCTCCCAATAAAAATAAAGAGGCATCGAGGTCAAAAGCTGTTCCCGTAGAAGTATTATTGATATCCCATCCTAAACCTACGGTAAATTTTGGGGCGTTTATGTTTTCTCTTTGTCCTTTCTGTAAGTTAATAGCCATAATATAGTTCAGTTTGTGTTAATGTATTAATATTGTTTTCGTATTCTTTTATTAAATGATAATTGTTGCTGATCGCCAGTTCCAACAGCTGATCCATCTGTTCTTTCTTTACTTTAGACGAAAGATAATCAAAATTACCTGAATCCAGGCCTAAAATATATTTTACAATCCTTGTATTGAACTGAAAACCTGGTTTCAGCATTACTTCTGCGACGTGCTCTACACTTTTTACCGCATAATAATTAAAATAATTTTCAATTTTCGGATCAAGGTCAAAATTCATCAGTTCCGCGTAATACATGAACAAAAAATCTGCCTCTACCTCATATTCATCAAGAATTTTATTCACGGTAAACTCATGACTTCCGGTTATTTTGATATCGTCTATAAAAATACAAAGTTTTCCTCTAAGAAAATCTTTATCAAGATAATAAGTATCATTGGCAATCAGATTTTTGCGATCTTCGAAGCTCAAATTTCCATAATCCGTCGTGTATGTATGATTTCTGTTGATTTTTGAGAGAATGCTTGATTTCTTTCCTTTCTGAAACAGATAAAAATCCAGATGCTTTTTAAAGTAAAAGCATAAAAAATTGGAGGCAGTAGGAATTGCCATGTACGGACTTGGCAAAACAACAATATCTTTATCTGTATCGAGGATGTACTCATGTGCTGAAATAAATCCTTCGAATAATTCTTTGGCAAATTTTGCAGCATACGATTTGTCTCCATACTTGAAATAGCTGTATTCTGCGGGTGAGAAAGTAAATTCATCTGCAGAATGGATGTGATGTAAGCTGTATCGTTTGTTCATAATTTATATTTTGGGTCTAAGTAAGTGTGCATTGAAACCAAAATCTTTTGCCCCCTTGTAGTCTGCAATAGGATTGTCTCCGATGTGTAATATCTGTGCGGAATCTAAATCCTGATTTTTAAGCTGATTTTTTACTCCCTGAAATATTTTCGGATCCGGTTTGGAGCAGTTGGCTTCGTCAGAATAAATGTGAAAATCAATGTACTGATCAAGATCTTCATTAATCAGAAATTTCCTCATTGTTTTTCCTTTAATAAAACCTGTATTGCTTAGTATATTAATTGTTTTTCCCTGATTTTTAATTTCATCAAAAAAATCATGCAGGTTTTCGAAAATCACCACAGGTTTATATTCCAGAAACAATTCTTCACTTTTTTGATAGAATTCGTTTAATTCACCTTTATTAATCTGTTTTATATCAACTTGTAAAGCACTCAGAATAAGAAGATAAATTTCAAAAGTATCTACATTTCCTCCGATAACCTCATTAATGGAATTGCAAAGATCATCGTAATATTTTACAATTTTTGCCACTTCATTTATCGGCTTTTTCACTTCAAAAAATGAAGAAAAGAGCTCAACTCTTTTTGTTTTAAATTCGGGGTGAGATTTTATTAAGGTAAGCCATAAATCAAAGGAAAAATGTGAATGATTATGGATGTCAATATCTGTTTTCAAAACGGTTTAGTTAAAAGTTTATTTAGCTTAATTCCTGAAAAAAGATGTCAATAAGTTACATTTATTCTTATCATCGATTTTTCTTCTGATGTCAATTTAATCCAAAGATAAAATTTTTAAATTAATGGGTAAATGTTGTGCGGTGTTTTAAGAAATTTTTATGATTTTCCGCAATTGAATTTAATATTAGTGAAAGAGAATTTTATTTAACGCGATGATAACACACAAACATTATCAAAACCTAAACCCCTCAAACACAACTACTCTACTTCTCCGGCATTACCTTGTACGTAGGATCATCCTGAATATTGACTTCAATTACCGCTTCAGCGTTTTTCAGCATTTTGCGACAATCCTCGCTGAGATGTTTTAAATGTAAAGTTTTTTGTTGTTCCGCGTATTTTTTAGATAATTTGTCTAAAGCATCAATGGCACTCATGTCCACAATTCTGCTTTCTCTAAAATCAATTACCACCTGATCGGGATCGTTTACAGGATCAAATTTGTCAATAAAAGTAGTAACAGATCCGAAAAACAGGGGTCCGAAAATCTGATAATATTTAATTCCGTTATCATCCGTATATTTTCTTGCGCGGATTCTTCTGGCATTGTCCCATGCAAAAACCAATGCTGAAATAACAACACCTACCAATACGGCAAGTGCAAGATTATGTAATATGATTGTAATTAAAGCGACTGTAATCCCAACAAAAATATCAGATTTCGGCATTTTATTGACAATTCGGATAGAAACCCACTGAAAAGTACTGATGGCCACCATCATCATAACACCAACGAGTGCCGCCATCGGAATCTTTTCTATGAAAGGAGCCCCAACTAAGATGATAATTAAGATTGTGACGGATGCAATAATCCCGGAAAGCCTTGCCCGGGAACCAGCATTAAGATTTACCAGGGTTTGTGCAACCATGGCACAGCCTCCCATTCCACCGAAAAATCCATTGGTCATATTGGCAAGTCCCTGTGCGACCGATTCTTTATTCGCATTTCCTTTTGTATTGGTAATTTCATCCACCATTGATAAAGTAAGAAGTGATTCTATCAGTCCGACTCCTGCCATAACGAGTGCATAAGGAAAAATAATTTGCAATGTTTCAAGTGAAAAAGGAAGATCCGGAATATGAAAATGTGGCAACGTTCCGCTGATGCTTGCAATATCGGCAACAGTCTTCGTGTGAATTCCAAAACCGTTAACAATTCCAAACACAATGAGAATAGCCACAAGAGAAGCCGGCACCACCTTCGTGATTTTCGGAAAAAAGTAAACGATGGTAACAGTAAGCAAAGTGAGGCCCAGCATTACGTACAGTGCTGTTCCCTGAAGCCAGCCGGTGATTCCGTTTTCATTTACAGTTTTAAACTGCTCAACCTGTGCCATAAAAATAATAACAGCCAAACCGTTCAGAAAACCATACATTACAGGCTGCGGAATTAGTCTTACAAATTTACCCCATTTAAAAATACCTACCATCAACTGAAATATCCCGGCCAAAACTACGGTGGCAAAAAGATATTCTATGCCGTGGCTTTTAATTAAGGCAATAAGAACAACAATGGTAGCGCCAGCTCCGCCGGAAACCATTCCGGGACGGCCGCCGAAAACTGCGGTCACCAATCCCATCATAAATGCTGCATAGAGACCCGTAAGTGGTGAAAGCCCGGCCAGAATCGCAAAAGAAAGTGACTCAGGAATCATGGTCATAGCAACCGTGAAGCCGGCTAGCAGTTCATTTTTAAAATTTATTTTCTGTGAGAAATCGAATAAAGCGGTGGTATTTTTCATTTTGCAGCAAAGGTAGTCACTATACAACCACCATCCAATAGTATGCTATTATTGGCTTTAGTAAAAATTAAATTTATCTATCAGCTGTTTTAGTTTAAGAAATGGATAATATTAATATTTGATACATCTGTTTTATAGCTTTGTTCTGTTAAAACTAAAATTATGATCAAAGGATTATATGAAACCCATATCCAGGTGAGTAACCTTGAAAATGCCATCAATTTTTATACAGAAGTTTTAGGATTGAAATTAGCTCATCAGGATGAAAACCGCCGGATTGCTTTTTTATGGGTGGGAAAAGATCGAGATTTCATGCTGGGTCTCTGGGAACAGAAAGAAAACCTGCAAACGCGGCATTTTGCTTTCAGAGTAGATAAGGAAGATCTTTTGAATACATCTGTTGAGTTTCTCAAAAATAAAAATTTAATCCCCTACAACTTCCTGAAAAACGGATCTGAAAAACCTATGGTTTTTGCCTGGATGCCGGCATTGGCGATTTACTTTAATGATCCCGACGGAAATCAGCTGGAATTCATCTCTATCCTTGAAGGTAAGGAAAAACCGGAACTGGGAATTCTTTCTTACGAAGAATGGCTGGAGAAGACTTCGTGACAAAACGATTCCGGCTTTGCATTCGCAAAGCCGGAATCTATAAAGACAGGTATTAGTTTATCTTGCAAAAATCTCTTTAAGCTGAGAAACAATATTATTATTTCCGGATACGGTAATATCTCCGATTTTATCAGCAATCTTCTCCATATATTCCATTTCTTTCAGCTTCCAGAGCACTTCATTTTCTTCCATAAGTTTGGCGGTGTTCAGCAGGCTTCTTGTAGAAGCTGTTTCCTCACGTCTCATAATGGTGTTGGCCTGAGCTTTCTTTTCAGCAATTAAAACCTGGTTCATGATCTCTTTCATTTCTCCCGTTAAAATCACATCCCGGATTCCGGCATCAGCAGCTTTCAGACCGAGATCTTCGGCTTTATTTCCAAGGTTCTGAAGAATTTCTTTTCCCACGAAATCTTTCTTCAGAAGCAGCTCATCAAGAGTTAAAGCTCCGACAAATTCCCGTAAAGCCAGCTGCATCAGAATATACAATTGCTTATCATATTCTTTATTTTCCATTAAGGCTTTTACAATATTTTCCACCTGGAAACGGACATAAAAGTTAATTCTGAGCATCGCTTTGTCTTTCGTCAGAAGCTCCTGGCCTGCAATTTCCATTTGCTGCATTCTGGTATCGATGGCTTTTGCCTCTACAGAAATTTCATTGTTCCAGAAATAATATGTTCCGGCTTCTAAAACGCGGTCCAGCTTTCCGTCGATCAGCAAAAGACCTTTATACTGGTTGGTGATGACAAATTTTCTAACAAAACCCTTGAGCTTTGTATTTTCCAGAATTGTCTTAGAAATATTTTCGGTAATTTCCACTTTCGCTAAATCGATTCTTTGAAATGTTCTGTTGAAAATACCTTTCCAGAAAGCATATTGTCCTACGTTCAGTACTTCTTTGAAAATCCCGTTTTCGTAAACAAGCACAATTTCACCGTCTTTTACCTCAACAACATCAAGCATGTCTTTCAGCCCTTCGTTTTTCAGCAAAAGAGTAAGATCAGTATTGCTTTTAAAAGAATATTTCATATCGTAGATTTCTACCGTTTTATTCCCAAAAATCCAGAAATTCCCTTCTTTCAGGATGTCGATCAGGTTTCCGTTTCTGAAAACAAGACCTCTCTCGTATGCTTTAATGTGTACATTTTTTATCATGATTTTTATTTTTTAACAGTTATTATTTAATAAAAGGAAATCCGTGATCTCTTCTTCCAAAAAATGCGGAAGCAAAGCGTTTAACAAAAATCCACTGACTTCAAACTCAATTTTCAGATTTATACTGAAATCAGATCTTGGGCGTGTCCCTCGCCACAGCATTTCCTGCAACCCGGGTCGCTACGTTCACTTCTATCTTTTTTGCTGACAAAAAAGGATATCCGTTACCATCGCTCACGCTAAAGACCGTCCTTTTAGCATTTGTCTGAAATGATAAGCTCTTCCATACCGTTTCAATTTTAGAAAACCTCTTTTCTTACAGGCTTTTTCAGAACGCTGATTTAACAACCGAAAACATCCCGGATTTTCCAGTGCGGATATTTTTGATGAGAATACCCAAAACTCGCGAAAAAATAGATTTTGAGTCTATTTAAAAATTGATCTACAAACTAAATGTAGGCGTATACCATTTCCGCCATACCAATCATCATTGGCAGTGGGACTCGAACCCACAAATCATAATGCTATTACTCTAACCGGACTGAGTTATATTTCCTTTTAGGAAATAGGAGGATTCGAACCTCCGACCCATAGCGTATGGTAGAAGTTTTTGGCGACTTCCAAACCTTCAGGTCAAGCTGAACAGAACGAAATCATGTTCCTCAACAAATCATTCTGCAATGGTGATATACCGAAACACTCAACAAGACCTGCCTGATATTTTGACTAAAATTTGTCTTTCAAAATTTTAGTATTGTTCTTTTTGATGATGCAAAATAAAATTCCTATTACGCAGTGTTTTTGCGTAGTAAAATTATTTTTTAACCTTAAGGGAGAGAAGTTTTAACATACGCATTTACTTCCTGCTTCCATCATCCTTTCCCCATCGCTTTAATTTCTCGGTGCAAAAGGCGGAGTCCATTTTTTCTTATTCATGATTTCCTTTACTTCTTCGTAGGAAACAGGATAAAAATTATGACAGTCTACCCCTACATCGAAACTTAATGCCATTTCATCATCCGGCAATGTTCCGTGCGAATGGCCGTATAATTGCCAGACACCACGGTGTGAGCCGTTCCATGTTCTGAGGGAGTAATGAAAAAGAATAATTTTTTGTTTGCCGTTGCTGTTGTCGGCTTCATCAATTCTTAATTCGTGGTAATCCCTGATGGACGCAAATCGTTTTGGATACGTTAATGCTGCTCCTTCATGATTTCCTTTTATCAAATGAATATTTCCATTCAAACGATCCAGAATTTCTTTGGTAAAATCCGGTTTGCCTAAGCTAAAATCTCCTAAATGGTAGACGGTATCATCTTTACCTATTTTCTCATTCCATCGTTTAATAAGTTCTTCATTCATATGCTCCAACGACTCAAAAGGCCTTTCGGAGAATTTTATAATATTGGCATGACCGAAATGATGGTCTGCTGTAAAAAATATATTTTGTTTCATTGTTTTAAATTTTAATTATTTTTTTTTAAACCTCACAGGTTTTGAAAACCTGTGAGATTTCCGTACTAAAACGCAAGTTTAAATTTGTAATTATTTGCGCTGCTTTTAGCTATTATACCATCATATCCGCACAGTTAGAACTCGCGAATGCGTAAGGTTTTGCTTTAAATACGTAACCCATTCCGAGAATGTATCCCATGGCATCTTTTAACGCTACATTGGACTTGAAATCCGGATCGGTGTTAATGTCTGCGTGCACCTCCATTTCTACTCCGTAAGCATCCAGTACTGCGCAGATTGCATAAGCAATTTCTACGGATTTGTTCACCTCATTCAACATACGTTCTTTGATACTGATGCGCTGGAATTCTTTTTCTTTTCTGATAAAGGTAAACGCTCCTTTTCCCTCGCGAATAAAAACTACTGCCGTAGCATAATTAATAACGTCTCCGTAAACATGGGAATCTGATCCCACACATACTTTCAGTCGGTATCCACTGCCTTGTTCGCGGATGATGGCTTCTTCTACCAGCTGTGTGATAGAGTTTTGGAAAATTTTTCCGTTCATATTTTGCCATACTTGTTGTTGCGTTTCCATTTTTCTACATGTTTTTGTTTTGTTTAAATTTTAATAATTATGTCAATCGTAAATCCATTGTACTCTCAATTTAAAATTCATTTGCGGAGCAAATTCACCATTGACCATTAACATTCTTGCACTCCGAACCGGACTTGAACCAATACCATCAGTTTTGGAGACTGAGATGCTGCCATTACATCATCGGAGTAGTTTTTTGCTGATTCATGAGGATTGTTCATTTCCTTTCTTATTCATTTTATGTATTCACGAATGCTTTGCATTTCGAACCTGAACAACAAGAGTCAAAGTCTTGTGTGCTGCCAATTATGAATCAATTTTATAAGCAATAGGTAATGAGTAATTAAATCATATTTAATAAGTACTTTAATATATTGCTTGTTCTTATTCTGCGGAACAGACAGGAATTGAACCTGTACCTTTAGTTTTTCAGACTAACGTGCAGACCATCTACACAACTGTTCCAATTATTTTTGAAGAAACAAAGCCTGTCTTAATTTTTGTTTGATATAAGAACGTCTGCGCTTTGACAGACTTTTCTTTTCTTCGGAACTAATCTCATTTTAGTTATTTGAGATGGTTGTGGGAGTCAAACCCACTCAGCTTACGCAACGGTTTTGCAGACCGCCCCGACTCTTCCACTTCGGCGAACCATCGTTTTGATGAGTAATGGGATAATAATTCCACATTTGTGATTGCTCTTTTATTTAAATTTTCTTTAAAAATAAAGCCTGTCTTAATTTTTTGTTTGATATAAGAACTTCTGCGCTTTGACAGACTTTATTTATCTAAAATTTATATTATGTTAAACCATCCATTTTTATTAAAGCATCAATCTGAGTTAAGAAGCCTGTCTACATTCCTGTGATTTTTTGCTAAAGATCGTCTGCACTGACAGACTTTTCCTCTTCTCTTTTTGAAACAATTACATCCATCATTCTTGCGGTCTATGCGAGAATCGAACTCGCAGTGCCCGAGAGACAGTCGGGAAGGTTACCATTACCTCAATAGACCTTTGATTTGTAAATAGTCAATGTCAATGCGCTTTGCTTGTCAATTTTTAAATTCACCATTGACCATTCACTTTTTGTAATCCCAGAAGGATTCGAACCTTCAACCCCCGGTTTAAAAGACCGGTGCTCTTACCTATTGAGCTATGAGATTGTTGATGTTGTGAATAGTAAATTGTAATTCACTTGCTTGTCAATTTTTTAAATTCACTTGTGAAACAAATTCACTATTCACATTTTTGGGTATCTCCGGGGATCGAACCCTATTCTCCGGTGCCACAAACCGACGCTTTACCAATAAGCTAGAGAAACCATAAAGCATAAAAAAACGCCTCTTTAGGGGAGGCGCTTTATATTTTCAGACGTGTCAGTGTACTAACTGACCCATTTATATAAGCACCTTTTATTTAATAATCCATTATCAAGAACACATGCACACACCAAATCCATTGGTTTTTGTCCGTGTAATTCTGAATGTTGATGAAATATGTTTCTAAATTGTTTCATTTTATTATTTTAAAAAGTTTTTGAAATGCTGAAAACCTGTTGCTTTCAATTTTCGGTTGCAAAGTAAATATGTTTTTTTTTAATTCACAAATTTATTTTTCATTCAATCACCTGAAAATCAACACATTAAACGATATTTTTAATATAGAAAATATCTGTCCGCAATACTTCGCAGATACTTTTACTACCTAAATGACTGTCTCTCATCGGTTTATTGATCACTTCTTATTTTATTATTAATTGTTCATTGTTGATTAAAAAATTTTCAATTTTATGGTTATTTTTTTTCATTCTAAATAATTTCTCTCCTAAAACACAAAAAAACGCCTCGAAAATCGAGGCGTTCCTGTACTATTTGATAAAATTTTTACGGGTTTACAGTAAACAATTTTCAAAGAAAGCACATTTTGCCCCACTCAACAACATCCATTCATATCCAAACGATCCCTTTACTACAGGGCGATCGCATAGATTTAAACTGATATGTGCTCTTTGTATTGTCATAATTTTGTTGCCGCAAAGATAAATGTTTTTTTGAAAAGTTTAATTTCTGAACATTTTATTCCTGCTTGTTTTATACCTTGAAATGTCTTTTAAAATGACCTCATCATCGGGATTGAAATGTTTTAATTCATTCACGATTTCCGAACGTGTCGTTACTTTTTCAGCGATGATTTCGTACGCAATATTTCTTGTAGGAACCCGAAGCTCCGGAGATTTTTTAAATTCCTGCTTCATGGCTTCCAAGTAAATGATCTTTTTATCAGAAGGCGTCTGTCCGAAGATTTGCAGAATTTCGTGCTCAAGCTTTTTAACATCACCAATATTATCAAAATACTGTTGCAGGCAATTAAGCGGATCGTGATTTTCTTCCCAACCTCTGAGAAGTACTTTCTGTGCTTCCTGATGCATATCCATTTTATTCCGATATATCAGGGAAGCTTTTACCATCTGATAACTCATTAGATAATCGTCTACAACCATTTGATAAAAGAGAAAAGCATTTTCAAAATCATCAATCATTTTATACAGGTCGCCCACTTTTTCTTTCTGCTGAAGTTCTTTATAGAGAATAATTGCTTTGTCGTACTGTTTAGCGTTCACATAGCAGTTTGCAGCATCCGCTTTATTATTAAGCTTTTTGAGATAGACAGCTGCTGCTTCGTTATAAAATTCGCCGTTCTCCAGTGTTTTAGCAGCTCGGTAATAATCTTTAAGCAAATTCATATAAACGACCGCTGCATTTTTGTATTCATTATTCTGAATATGCTTTTCGGCAATATCTTCATACATACTTTTTAATCGATCGAATATCGATGAATCTAAAGGAACTCCGTTACCACCATATTTTTTCTGCACGGGCGGCAGAGGATCTTTCTCTTTACTTTGAAGCAAAACAATCAATACCACAACGATACAGACAAAAAATATAAACTTAAATACGCCTGCTAATGCATCCTGTATCGCTTGCTGTGACCACTGTGCAATAATCGCAATTATTTTAAAAAGCACCAGTACAAAAAAAGCAACCAGGAATTTATCTAAAAATTTTCTATTTCTCATTCTTTCCTGATTTTAAAATGTCCATATCCTTACTGAATAATCTGTACAGAAGCACAATAACGCCGATAATCAGCAGCCATACCAGCCAATTATAGCCGAATGTTTTGATGAGCGGATAGAAAATATATAACAAAGAGGCCGCAAGTATCATAATGAGAATCATTTTGATTCCTTCAGAAACATATTCACCGCCCATATATAATGGCTTTTTCCTTACAAAATAGGAATACCCGGCCACCAAACCCATCATTGCCAGGATCATCCAGGTAATTTCTGAAACGGAAGTTTTCCCTTTTTCGACATCTCCAGATGTATTAAAAATCTTCTTTCCTGTTTCTTTATGGAAGACCACCGTTGGATCTGTAGTATGCAAAGTCCCATAGATTCTTGACAACGAATCAGATACAACTCTTTTTCTCATTTCCAACAGATCATCAGCAAGAAGTTTCTGAGAAATTTTTGTCATCGTATTGGAAGGATCTTTTCTGATGGAATCAAGGATTTTTGTGTGATAGCCTTCTGTTTTAAGTTTTACCAGATCTTCTGTCTTTTTAAGATAAACATTCTTTAATGAATCTCTGGATTTTTTCTCTTTCAGTCTGTACTCTTCAATCTTCCACAAAATCACGTCTCCGGTTCCATTCACCTGTTCATATTCCTGTATCAGCTGTCTTCTTTCTTTTCCGTACAGAGAATCGATAACCATATCAATTTTGGTAACTCCGGATTCAAAAGCAAGCTTGTTTTCAGGTGCCGTCTCAACATTGTGATCATTGTAAAGATCTGTTGAGACCTGAGAAACCGGGATTTCTTCCTGATTGTTTTTCTTAGAATCTATCACAAAAATGATAATAACAACAAGCACTATAAATCCGATTAATACTTTCCACGAATCTTTCGATTTTTCAGATGAATTTTGAGACTGCTTATCCGCACCAATAGGGTCGCCGCCCATCCCGAACATTCCGAAATCAAAATTAAAATCTCCCCACCCCCCTCTTGAAGTCCCGTGAATATCCAACGGAACGCCAAAATAAACTGCCCGTTCCGGATACTTAATAATGTAAGCGATATATTTTTCTATTTCTTCCAGATTTCCTTCCATTACCTTTTTCAGATCAAAAGGAAGATTTTTCATCCATTCTTCGTCCGTTTGAGGATTCATCAGCTGTTCCAGCAGATCGTCATCATTCATATGTACCTGAAAGCTCCGGATCTTTTGTGGAACATATATTCCGTTTAGTGGCTTTCTAATGCCCGATTCTGTCCTCACGGAGTCCTGCAAAACGGTTAGCCAGTCAATCTCTTCTTTCAGTCGGACAAGCCCAAAGTCCGGGTGCATAATGATATATCGGGCGTCCTGATATTTCCAGTCTTCAGCAATAAGCTTAGGATAGAAATCGGTATTTTCAGGAATAAATAATCGATTGTCGAAACATTGAAAATAACTGTGCTGCCCGATATCAGCGGGAGCATTATGAGTAAAGACAAAAAAACATCCGTACAAAACATTCGGTTCCTGCGAAGGGATCGCAAATGACTGAACTGCATTAAGATCAATACCCAGCAATTCCATTTCCTGTAGCCATACCTGTGGTGAGGAGCTTCTGATCAGCACTCCAGTTTTTGGGTAATTATTTTTCGGAAAAGGCTTAATCTTCAGTTCCATATTCCAGTATTTGGTCGATAAATCTTTTCAGGTAAGCTTCATACATTTCCTGCATTTCTTTTACTTTAAGCAACGTATGCTGTGGCAGATAATATTCTGCACCGGTAAATTCGGTATCCGAAGCCAACGCAGCAGCACGATGTTCCAAAGCAGGCATATAAAATACCGGAATATTGGCATTAATACTTCTGAATGTAATGATCCCTCGTGAATCTGTAATAATCTCACTTCCTTCAGAAAAAGTAAATTTATTTTTAATCTGATTTGCCTTAATGATAATCGGCAATTTATTTTTCATGAGATAAAGCGTACTTCCATAATTTTTCAGCTCACTTTTAGAGAAAACGAGATTATGCTCACTGTTGATTCCGACTAGAGTAAAATTGCTTAATATTTTAAATTTATTAAACTTCAGCTTGTCCAGTTCAATATAGACTTTCCCGATGTTTTTAGCAATTTCAGCATCATTTCGAACCATTTGCATGGAAACTTCTCCTTCTACAGTAATACTAAAAATCTCATCCAGCTTTTCTTCATGCAGATAAAAATGTTTATCGAAGTAGACCAGCTGCACATTGGCAGGAATATCAAATCCGGAGACATTCAGCTCCGAATATTCTTTCGTTTCAATGTTGAGTTTTGAGAGCAAATTCTTAGCAGGCTGATACTGGCACAGGATAAATTGTTGCTGCTTATTTTTTGCCAGGGCAAATTGTCCCTGATCTTTAACGGAAATATTTTCATACAACACCTCGCAACCCCGATGTGTCCAGTAGCTTCCATAATATCCTTTATTGTAATAATTATCGGTGAGATGCGTCCTCAACAATTGCTTTTTACTGCTCAAAATAAAGAATTCCCCCTCATAAAGAAAGGTTGCAATCTGTTGCTTGGGAGCAGGAAAGAGTAACGGATAATTCTTAGGTACATCCGTTTTAGCTCCCTGTTCTGTAACATTATTGGATCTTCTTCTCTTTTTTGAAGGGGGATTTGCCCATAATTCCTTCAGGGGAAGCACGATTTTCTGAATATGTTTCCTGATTCCTTTCTGATGCTTAAAAAAATTCAGTTCACCATTAGCCGAAGTCGTTACCAGAAACTTGAGCCGGTCGCGATTCTCATTAATAACTTTCTGGAGGTTCTGATTTTTTATATTATCTTCATGGGTAATGAAAAAGACTTCCAGATCCTTACCCGTATGTTCTTCATTAAAAAACTTTTCAAGTGCTTTTGAAACTTCCAGAACAGGGCTCACGAAATTCAGGTTGTCAATGACGCCCTCCACTTTATTCAGTGATAAGGGAACAGTGTGCTCTCCTAGTGCATAAACTTTACATTCAGAATGCGCTTTTGGATGTTTGATGACGGCAATGGCAGAAGCAAAGGCCAAGACTTTCGGAGTTCCCCAGTTTTTCAGGGAAGTATCGATCAGAATGATCCTTTCAAAGATATTTTCTTCCGGCGGAATTTCCCTCTGGATATACAATGCTTCATTGTTGGCAACGCGGTTCATAAAGATTTCATCATCATGGGCAAATTCCGACAACAGCATTCTGTGAAGTTCGCCTTTATTGGTCATATCAGAAATCCCACCGATGGGCTGATCTCCC comes from the Chryseobacterium nepalense genome and includes:
- a CDS encoding APC family permease codes for the protein MELKIKPFPKNNYPKTGVLIRSSSPQVWLQEMELLGIDLNAVQSFAIPSQEPNVLYGCFFVFTHNAPADIGQHSYFQCFDNRLFIPENTDFYPKLIAEDWKYQDARYIIMHPDFGLVRLKEEIDWLTVLQDSVRTESGIRKPLNGIYVPQKIRSFQVHMNDDDLLEQLMNPQTDEEWMKNLPFDLKKVMEGNLEEIEKYIAYIIKYPERAVYFGVPLDIHGTSRGGWGDFNFDFGMFGMGGDPIGADKQSQNSSEKSKDSWKVLIGFIVLVVIIIFVIDSKKNNQEEIPVSQVSTDLYNDHNVETAPENKLAFESGVTKIDMVIDSLYGKERRQLIQEYEQVNGTGDVILWKIEEYRLKEKKSRDSLKNVYLKKTEDLVKLKTEGYHTKILDSIRKDPSNTMTKISQKLLADDLLEMRKRVVSDSLSRIYGTLHTTDPTVVFHKETGKKIFNTSGDVEKGKTSVSEITWMILAMMGLVAGYSYFVRKKPLYMGGEYVSEGIKMILIMILAASLLYIFYPLIKTFGYNWLVWLLIIGVIVLLYRLFSKDMDILKSGKNEK
- a CDS encoding soluble NSF attachment family protein, translating into MRNRKFLDKFLVAFFVLVLFKIIAIIAQWSQQAIQDALAGVFKFIFFVCIVVVLIVLLQSKEKDPLPPVQKKYGGNGVPLDSSIFDRLKSMYEDIAEKHIQNNEYKNAAVVYMNLLKDYYRAAKTLENGEFYNEAAAVYLKKLNNKADAANCYVNAKQYDKAIILYKELQQKEKVGDLYKMIDDFENAFLFYQMVVDDYLMSYQMVKASLIYRNKMDMHQEAQKVLLRGWEENHDPLNCLQQYFDNIGDVKKLEHEILQIFGQTPSDKKIIYLEAMKQEFKKSPELRVPTRNIAYEIIAEKVTTRSEIVNELKHFNPDDEVILKDISRYKTSRNKMFRN
- a CDS encoding ribonuclease H-like YkuK family protein, whose amino-acid sequence is METQQQVWQNMNGKIFQNSITQLVEEAIIREQGSGYRLKVCVGSDSHVYGDVINYATAVVFIREGKGAFTFIRKEKEFQRISIKERMLNEVNKSVEIAYAICAVLDAYGVEMEVHADINTDPDFKSNVALKDAMGYILGMGYVFKAKPYAFASSNCADMMV